The Henckelia pumila isolate YLH828 chromosome 2, ASM3356847v2, whole genome shotgun sequence genome includes a window with the following:
- the LOC140881528 gene encoding protein SOSEKI 3-like, with protein sequence MKKYQQLSPERAKVWTEKSPKYHYNNQHNLQQQDHKHKVPVVYYLCRNRQLEHPHFMEVPLSSPDGLYLRDVVERLNGLRGRGMASMYAWSCKRTYKHGFVWHDLCEDDLILPAHGNEYVLKGSELFEESNSGRFSPAGNLMSQNQSVLPEPPSSRSQEESSSSSSLNGRTIKSSQDDELSPPAQRLCTSAVSPDSNTGKNSPWNGSLSLIEYKVNKKDGVADASTQTEDKGKTRRICAKGVSTDDGLSDPKCSSTHLNEGLKIKETSEICRDLTSPPPSTSSTSSSGRTDTLEALIKADAGKLKSFRILEEEELRMPSGTKLKASNLIMQLISCGSVSVKDPGFGLIPTYKPRFSHSKVSSPLFSTSLMFGEFDCRSENPRLTGVRAEDKEYFSGSFVETNMFKEGIPTLKRSSSYNADRSTQELGSVENNEAESSTHVKCIPRALKASITKHPRCESMRSPLSNGPRISSERVESSRTLTPGTPNGGSKRITEPSSGKTQPINLDSCRNEKESAKKVEF encoded by the exons ATGAAGAAATATCAGCAACTGAGCCCAGAAAGAGCCAAAGTATGGACTGAAAAATCACCCAAATATCACTACAATAATCAACATAATCTGCAGCAGCAAGACCACAAGCACAAAGTGCCTGTAGTTTACTATCTATGCAGGAATAGACAACTAGAGCATCCACATTTTATGGAAGTCCCCCTCTCCTCCCCTGATGGACTTTACCTGAGAG ATGTGGTGGAAAGGCTGAATGGTTTGAGAGGCAGAGGCATGGCTTCAATGTATGCTTGGTCTTGCAAGAG GACTTATAAGCATGGATTCGTATGGCACGATCTTTGTGAAGATGATTTAATCCTCCCGGCTCACGGGAACGAATATGTGCTCAAGGGCTCAGAGCTCTTTGAAGAATCCAATTCTG GTCGCTTTAGTCCCGCTGGAAATCTCATGTCACAGAATCAGAGTGTATTACCAGAACCACCATCTTCCAGAAGCCAAGAAgaatcttcttcttcatctagCCTGAATGGGAGAACTATAAAAAGTTCTCAGGATGACGAACTATCACCGCCTGCTCAGCGTCTTTGCACTTCTGCTGTGTCTCCAGACTCTAACACTGGGAAAAATTCCCCTTGGAATGGTTCTTTGAGCCTAATAGAATACAAGGTTAACAAGAAGGATGGCGTTGCTGATGCTTCCACCCAAACCGAGGATAAAGGCAAAACTCGAAGAATTTGTGCAAAAGGCGTATCAACTGATGACGGGTTATCGGATCCTAAATGCAGCAGTACACATCTAAACGAGGGTCTCAAAATAAAAGAGACTTCAGAAATTTGCAGAGATTTAACATCACCGCCTCCATCCACATCCAGTACATCATCGAGTGGTAGGACAGATACCTTGGAAGCTCTCATTAAAGCTGATGCTGGAAAGCTCAAGAGCTTTAGGATTCTTGAAGAGGAGGAATTAAGAATGCCATCTGGTACAAAACTCAAGGCTTCAAATCTCATAATGCAACTGATCTCCTGTGGCTCGGTTTCGGTGAAAGATCCCGGCTTTGGCTTGATCCCAACCTACAAGCCAAGGTTTTCTCACTCCAAAGTTTCCTCCCCGTTGTTCTCGACATCTTTGATGTTTGGAGAGTTTGATTGCCGTTCGGAGAATCCTCGCCTAACGGGAGTGAGAGCGGAAGATAAAGAATACTTCAGTGGGAGCTTTGTTGAAACAAATATGTTCAAGGAAGGGATACCAACTTTGAAACGATCATCTTCATACAACGCTGACAG AAGTACTCAGGAACTTGGTTCTGTTGAGAACAATGAAGCGGAAAGTTCCACACATGTGAAGTGCATTCCAAGAGCACTGAAGGCTTCTATAACTAAGCATCCAAGATGCGAATCAATGAGATCTCCTCTTTCCAATGGACCAAGAATCTCATCTGAGAGAGTGGAAAGTTCAAGAACCCTTACACCAGGCACACCCAATGGTGGAAGCAAGAGAATTACTGAGCCATCATCGGGGAAAACACAACCAATAAACCTGGATTCTTGCAGAAATGAAAAGGAAAGTGCTAAGAAAGTTGAGTTCTGA